Proteins encoded by one window of Kribbella flavida DSM 17836:
- a CDS encoding glycerophosphodiester phosphodiesterase yields MKLTSRRPRAVLAALAASATVTAVLSTPNAVAEPLRTDAIDQAAAVPASAQAETPTVEETFDGTALPTGWNAVDGSWKVQDGRLVGTSTSSGQLSRITFGTPLTDFRIESRLRFESALDGGRWVALGLDVAAGGAVPWSIATLRNGSTTANGLEFAQRTTSNTWNVTDTAAAPVQVGVGKQVSVAVEVRGTRATWYVEGREALRTTMVNRSTTGGQALLVNGATVSFDDLKVTPLPKESFIRKAGDPLRVWAHRGGSSAAPENTAASDEVARRARAEWIENDVQPTKDGVPVILHDATVDRTTDGTGAIRSLTAAQVAGLDAGSWFAPAFAGQRVPTLGEQLDGLKSRGGNLLLEVKGVHTRESVARIVTEIRTRAMTSRVFIQSFEPEHLRWMHELAPELPLGLLRSTLDPDPVAIAKDLGLSAYNPSDAAFRTRPGIVAELHAAGVSVNVWTVDDAARWEALEKAGVDGIITNRPAELYGWNTAFLQRAKPVVLSPAAGQKVDRAQQLRVAVNAGQPVTIALDGKPVENGAALDTTSLPAGEHVITAQAGTGVAVESRFTIVATPTGLAHLVLTSGASQSAVSTMTTLLGRRQYAVLAVYAGTPAASGLTAVRRAQIVAEAKALAAG; encoded by the coding sequence ATGAAGCTCACTTCACGCCGTCCTCGTGCAGTGCTGGCCGCCCTCGCCGCGAGCGCCACTGTCACCGCCGTCCTCAGTACGCCGAACGCCGTCGCCGAGCCGCTGCGCACCGACGCCATCGACCAGGCTGCCGCCGTCCCAGCGTCGGCGCAGGCTGAGACCCCCACCGTCGAGGAGACCTTCGACGGAACCGCGCTGCCGACCGGCTGGAACGCCGTCGACGGCAGCTGGAAGGTCCAGGACGGCCGCCTGGTCGGCACGTCCACGTCCTCCGGCCAGCTGAGCCGGATCACCTTCGGCACTCCGCTCACCGACTTCCGGATCGAGAGCCGCCTGCGCTTCGAGTCGGCCCTGGACGGCGGCCGCTGGGTCGCGCTCGGCCTCGACGTCGCGGCCGGTGGCGCGGTGCCGTGGTCCATCGCGACCTTGCGCAACGGATCGACGACCGCGAACGGCCTGGAGTTCGCTCAACGCACCACATCGAACACCTGGAACGTCACCGACACCGCGGCCGCACCGGTCCAGGTCGGCGTCGGCAAGCAGGTCTCCGTCGCCGTCGAGGTCCGCGGCACCCGCGCCACCTGGTACGTCGAAGGCCGTGAAGCGCTCCGCACCACGATGGTCAACCGCAGCACGACCGGCGGTCAGGCGTTGCTCGTCAACGGCGCGACCGTGTCGTTCGACGACCTCAAGGTGACTCCGCTCCCCAAGGAGTCGTTCATCCGCAAGGCGGGCGACCCGCTGCGGGTGTGGGCCCACCGCGGTGGATCCAGCGCCGCGCCGGAGAACACCGCGGCCTCAGACGAGGTGGCCCGCCGGGCGCGGGCCGAGTGGATCGAGAACGACGTCCAGCCGACCAAGGACGGCGTACCGGTGATCCTGCACGACGCCACCGTCGACCGGACCACCGACGGCACCGGCGCCATCCGTAGCCTGACCGCCGCGCAGGTCGCCGGCCTGGACGCCGGCTCGTGGTTCGCTCCGGCCTTCGCCGGCCAGCGGGTCCCGACGCTGGGCGAGCAGCTGGACGGGCTGAAGTCCCGCGGCGGAAACCTGCTGCTGGAGGTGAAGGGCGTACACACGCGGGAGTCGGTCGCCCGGATCGTCACCGAGATCCGCACCCGGGCGATGACCAGCCGCGTCTTCATCCAGAGCTTCGAGCCGGAGCACCTGCGCTGGATGCACGAGCTGGCCCCGGAGCTGCCGCTCGGCCTGCTGCGCAGCACCCTGGACCCCGATCCGGTCGCGATCGCCAAGGACCTCGGTCTGTCGGCGTACAACCCCTCGGACGCGGCGTTCCGGACCCGGCCCGGCATCGTCGCCGAGCTGCACGCGGCCGGCGTCTCCGTGAACGTCTGGACGGTCGACGACGCCGCGCGCTGGGAAGCGCTGGAGAAGGCGGGCGTCGACGGCATCATCACGAACCGCCCGGCCGAGCTGTACGGCTGGAACACCGCGTTCCTCCAGCGGGCCAAGCCTGTCGTGCTCAGCCCCGCCGCCGGCCAGAAGGTCGACCGGGCCCAGCAGCTGCGGGTCGCCGTGAACGCGGGTCAGCCGGTCACGATCGCCCTGGACGGCAAGCCGGTCGAGAACGGCGCCGCCCTGGACACCACGTCACTGCCGGCTGGTGAGCACGTCATCACCGCCCAGGCCGGGACCGGCGTCGCGGTCGAGTCACGCTTCACCATCGTCGCGACGCCGACCGGTCTGGCCCACCTCGTCCTGACCTCCGGTGCGTCCCAGTCGGCCGTGTCGACCATGACAACCCTGCTCGGCCGCCGCCAGTACGCCGTCCTCGCGGTGTACGCCGGGACGCCGGCCGCGTCGGGTCTGACCGCCGTCCGGCGCGCGCAGATCGTCGCCGAGGCGAAAGCTCTCGCCGCAGGCTGA
- a CDS encoding nucleoside hydrolase — MKPVILDVDTGLDDACALLLAARHPDLDLKAVTCVGGNVGLNEVVVNTLTVLDAAGRPDVPVGRGAALPLLQPVRAAPHVHGVDGLGDVDWPKSTRTPDSRHAVELLRDVLAEAAESGELITLVPLAPMTNIALLLRTYPEAAEGLREIVFMGGAAGIGNATASAEFNIWTDPEAAAIVLAAAGELGVPVTMYGLDVFYGVPITLDEARGLGGSPSADLARRLIEKRSALYRADAASIGDGGAVCAVIDPEGLTTQPFPLRVELAGSWSRGRTIVDTRDWSGDLTSDPHGASPTVVKVATAVDGRRYADLWLSTVK, encoded by the coding sequence ATGAAGCCGGTCATTCTGGACGTCGACACCGGGCTCGACGACGCCTGCGCCCTGCTGCTCGCCGCGCGGCACCCCGACCTCGACCTCAAGGCCGTGACCTGCGTCGGCGGCAACGTCGGACTGAACGAGGTCGTCGTGAACACGCTGACCGTGCTCGACGCGGCCGGGCGCCCCGACGTGCCGGTCGGCCGCGGTGCGGCACTCCCCCTGCTCCAGCCAGTGCGGGCCGCACCCCACGTGCACGGAGTGGACGGCCTCGGCGACGTCGACTGGCCGAAGTCCACCCGTACGCCGGACAGCCGGCACGCGGTCGAGCTGTTGCGGGACGTGCTGGCAGAGGCCGCGGAGAGCGGCGAGCTGATCACCTTGGTCCCGCTGGCGCCGATGACCAACATCGCGCTGCTGCTGCGGACCTATCCGGAGGCAGCCGAAGGGCTGCGGGAGATCGTGTTCATGGGTGGGGCCGCCGGGATCGGCAACGCGACGGCGTCGGCGGAGTTCAACATCTGGACCGACCCGGAGGCGGCCGCGATCGTGCTCGCGGCGGCCGGCGAGCTCGGTGTACCGGTGACGATGTACGGGCTGGACGTCTTCTACGGCGTACCGATCACGCTCGACGAGGCGCGCGGGCTGGGCGGGTCACCGTCGGCGGACCTGGCCCGGCGGCTGATCGAGAAGCGGAGCGCGTTGTACCGGGCCGACGCGGCGAGCATCGGCGACGGCGGTGCGGTGTGCGCGGTGATCGATCCGGAGGGCCTGACGACGCAGCCGTTCCCGCTGCGGGTCGAACTGGCGGGGAGCTGGTCGCGCGGTCGGACGATCGTCGACACCCGCGATTGGTCCGGTGACCTGACGTCGGATCCGCACGGGGCGTCGCCCACGGTCGTGAAGGTTGCCACTGCGGTGGACGGCCGGCGCTACGCCGATCTCTGGTTGTCGACGGTCAAGTAG
- a CDS encoding LysM peptidoglycan-binding domain-containing protein: MADPGPQAPGRRRIAGTTTDRLNVRACAGPDVGRPAQARVHQPAGRRAAARRHEAAEIEPSALQLTRRGRAVLTAFSILVFGAAVAVLGLRVAGVLEPEQQFTRTVQVEVGAGDTLWSIARSTNPGGDPAAVVEQIADLNDLRTAADVIPGRIIEVPVR, encoded by the coding sequence GTGGCGGACCCCGGCCCGCAGGCTCCGGGTCGTCGCCGAATCGCCGGGACGACGACCGACCGGCTGAACGTTCGGGCCTGCGCCGGTCCGGACGTCGGCCGTCCCGCGCAGGCCCGGGTCCACCAGCCGGCCGGGCGTCGCGCGGCCGCTCGCCGCCACGAGGCGGCCGAGATCGAGCCTTCGGCGCTGCAGTTGACCCGCCGCGGCCGGGCCGTGCTGACCGCCTTCTCGATCCTGGTCTTCGGTGCGGCCGTCGCCGTGCTGGGGCTGCGCGTGGCCGGCGTTCTGGAGCCCGAGCAGCAGTTCACCCGCACGGTTCAGGTCGAGGTCGGCGCCGGTGACACCCTCTGGTCGATCGCCCGATCCACCAATCCCGGCGGAGACCCGGCCGCCGTCGTCGAGCAGATCGCCGACCTGAACGATCTCCGCACCGCCGCCGACGTGATCCCGGGACGAATCATCGAGGTCCCCGTCCGCTGA
- the lexA gene encoding transcriptional repressor LexA has protein sequence MARTPSGSSKDERRSAARTRDTAAPSVSELPDGPADATGLTPRQRRVLDVIRDSVDSRGYPPSMREIGERVGLTSSSSVSHQLRVLEQKGLLRRDPNRPRAIEVRYPGEVADAAARRGSVGAVRQTAYDETGAGDAHPAAAYVPVVGRIAAGGPILAEQDIEEVFPLPKAMVGEGTLFMLRVKGESMIEAAICDGDWVVVRQQPNAENGDIVAAMIDGEATVKTFKKTENEIWLLPHNPAFEPIDGHDATILGKVVTVLRRV, from the coding sequence ATGGCCAGGACGCCGAGCGGTTCCAGCAAGGACGAGCGCCGGAGCGCGGCGCGTACCCGGGACACAGCCGCCCCGTCCGTGTCCGAGCTGCCCGACGGCCCGGCCGACGCGACCGGCCTGACCCCGCGGCAGCGTCGGGTGCTGGACGTCATCCGCGACTCGGTGGACAGCCGCGGCTACCCGCCCTCGATGCGTGAGATCGGCGAGCGGGTCGGCCTGACCAGCTCGTCGTCGGTGTCGCACCAGCTGCGCGTGCTCGAGCAGAAGGGCCTGCTTCGCCGCGACCCGAACCGGCCGCGCGCGATCGAGGTCCGCTATCCGGGCGAGGTGGCCGACGCGGCGGCGCGGCGCGGCTCGGTCGGCGCGGTACGACAGACGGCGTACGACGAGACCGGGGCCGGCGACGCGCACCCGGCCGCGGCGTACGTGCCGGTGGTCGGCCGGATCGCCGCCGGTGGCCCGATCCTGGCCGAGCAGGACATCGAGGAGGTCTTCCCGTTGCCCAAGGCAATGGTCGGCGAAGGCACGCTGTTCATGCTGCGGGTCAAGGGGGAATCGATGATCGAGGCCGCGATCTGCGACGGCGACTGGGTCGTGGTTCGCCAGCAGCCGAACGCGGAGAACGGTGACATCGTCGCTGCCATGATCGACGGCGAAGCGACCGTCAAGACCTTCAAGAAGACCGAGAACGAGATCTGGCTGCTGCCGCACAACCCGGCCTTCGAGCCGATCGACGGCCACGACGCCACCATTCTCGGAAAGGTCGTAACAGTTCTGCGCCGAGTCTGA
- a CDS encoding glutathione peroxidase: MTTVYDFSAQRIEGNEQSLADFRDQVLLVVNTASQCSQTPQYSGLQKLYKTYRKQGFSVLGFPCDQFGHQEPGDENEIANFCSTIYHVTFPMFAKIDVNGSKTLPLYNWLKREAGGLLGGRIKWNFTKFLIGRDGQVIARYAPANTPEKLAGKIEAALAVPAPSRRDSGD; encoded by the coding sequence ATGACGACTGTCTATGACTTCAGTGCCCAACGGATCGAAGGCAATGAACAGTCTCTTGCCGACTTCCGCGACCAGGTGCTCCTGGTGGTGAACACCGCCTCGCAGTGCAGCCAGACGCCGCAGTACAGCGGTCTGCAGAAGCTCTACAAGACGTACCGCAAACAAGGCTTCTCAGTGCTCGGCTTTCCCTGCGACCAGTTCGGCCACCAGGAGCCCGGTGACGAGAACGAGATCGCGAACTTCTGCTCGACGATCTACCACGTGACGTTTCCGATGTTCGCCAAGATCGACGTGAACGGGTCGAAGACGCTGCCGCTGTACAACTGGCTCAAGCGCGAGGCCGGTGGACTGCTCGGCGGGCGGATCAAGTGGAACTTCACCAAATTCCTGATCGGTCGCGACGGCCAGGTGATCGCCCGGTACGCGCCGGCGAACACGCCGGAAAAGCTCGCCGGCAAGATCGAGGCGGCGCTCGCGGTTCCGGCCCCGAGCAGGCGCGATTCCGGCGACTGA
- a CDS encoding thiamine pyrophosphate-requiring protein, which yields MTRLVADVVVERLRTWGVPRVFGYTGDGIDPLLAAFHRAGGDPAFVQTRHEELAALMATGHAKYTGQPGVCVSTQGPGAIHLLNGLYDAKLDRRPVVALVGQVVSTALGSGYLQEVDLHALFKDVCGQYLQTVFQPEQLPMALDNAFRTAIATSTPTCLILPHDVQRAPAADDLPHSHGVVPSSATTGQPPRIEPDQDALREAAKVLQAGRKVALLVGRGAAGAADEIAEVVDLLGAGVTTSLLGKPLLDERISWHTGVMGHLGTTASAELLNGCDTLLIVGCNDPWTEFYPQPGQAKAVQIDIDARIVGSKYPVDVAVVGDTVASLRALIPLLRRTDDRSWAGQITESVSKWHDISAERADSPADPVNPERVVRELSDLLPADARVAVDVGSATYWYARHLVLPVGVPAHLSSYLATMGCALPYGIAAKLDAPDQPVVALVGDGAMQMNGLLELITLADQWRQWADPRFVVLVLHNQDLNEVSWEQREMEGDGRYPASQRVPEFPYAAYAELLGLRGLKVEQTDQIRPAWQAALTADRPTVIEALVDPGVPLLPPYLPQEKLDKVHAGLDQEDDGSGARQHVLRQVATENYLD from the coding sequence ATGACCCGCCTGGTCGCCGACGTCGTCGTCGAACGGTTGCGAACCTGGGGTGTCCCCCGCGTCTTCGGGTACACCGGAGACGGGATCGACCCGCTGCTGGCCGCGTTCCACCGAGCCGGCGGGGACCCGGCCTTCGTGCAAACCCGGCACGAGGAACTGGCCGCGCTGATGGCGACCGGCCACGCGAAGTACACCGGACAGCCGGGCGTCTGCGTTTCCACCCAGGGTCCCGGGGCGATCCACCTGCTCAACGGCCTGTACGACGCGAAGCTCGACCGGCGTCCCGTGGTCGCCTTGGTCGGCCAGGTCGTCTCGACGGCGCTCGGCAGCGGCTATCTCCAGGAAGTCGACCTGCATGCGTTGTTCAAGGACGTCTGCGGTCAGTACCTGCAGACCGTCTTCCAGCCCGAACAGCTGCCGATGGCGCTCGACAACGCGTTCCGAACCGCCATCGCCACCAGTACGCCGACCTGCCTGATCCTGCCGCACGACGTCCAGCGGGCTCCGGCCGCCGACGACCTTCCACACAGCCACGGCGTCGTGCCGTCGTCCGCGACGACAGGACAGCCGCCGCGGATCGAGCCGGACCAGGACGCCCTGCGGGAGGCGGCGAAGGTTCTGCAGGCCGGACGCAAGGTGGCGCTGCTGGTCGGGCGTGGTGCCGCCGGAGCCGCCGACGAGATCGCCGAGGTCGTGGACCTGCTCGGCGCCGGAGTCACGACCTCGCTGCTGGGCAAACCACTGCTGGACGAGCGCATCTCCTGGCACACCGGCGTGATGGGCCATCTCGGCACCACCGCGAGCGCCGAACTGCTGAACGGCTGCGACACCCTTCTCATCGTCGGCTGCAACGACCCGTGGACCGAGTTCTACCCGCAGCCCGGCCAGGCCAAAGCGGTGCAGATCGACATCGACGCACGCATCGTCGGCAGCAAGTACCCGGTGGACGTCGCCGTCGTCGGGGACACCGTCGCCTCGCTGCGCGCGCTGATCCCGCTGCTTCGGCGCACCGACGACCGGAGCTGGGCCGGGCAGATCACCGAGAGCGTCAGCAAGTGGCACGACATCTCGGCCGAGCGAGCCGACTCCCCGGCCGACCCGGTCAATCCCGAACGCGTGGTCCGCGAACTGTCCGACCTGCTGCCCGCCGACGCACGGGTCGCCGTCGACGTCGGGTCTGCGACGTACTGGTACGCGCGGCACCTGGTGCTGCCGGTCGGCGTACCGGCTCATCTGTCCAGCTACCTGGCGACGATGGGGTGCGCGCTGCCCTACGGCATCGCCGCAAAGCTCGACGCGCCCGACCAGCCGGTGGTGGCACTCGTCGGCGACGGCGCAATGCAGATGAACGGCCTGCTCGAACTGATCACGCTCGCCGACCAGTGGCGTCAGTGGGCGGACCCGCGGTTCGTCGTTCTCGTCCTGCACAACCAGGACCTGAACGAGGTTTCCTGGGAGCAGCGGGAGATGGAGGGCGACGGCCGCTACCCCGCGTCCCAGCGGGTGCCGGAGTTCCCGTACGCGGCGTACGCCGAGCTGCTCGGGCTGCGCGGTCTGAAGGTCGAGCAAACCGATCAGATCCGGCCGGCTTGGCAAGCGGCGTTGACCGCCGACCGGCCGACGGTGATCGAGGCGCTGGTCGATCCGGGGGTACCGCTGCTTCCGCCGTACCTGCCGCAGGAGAAGCTGGACAAGGTGCATGCGGGTCTCGACCAGGAGGACGACGGCAGCGGGGCCCGGCAGCACGTGCTCCGGCAGGTCGCCACCGAGAACTACCTCGACTAG
- the ligD gene encoding non-homologous end-joining DNA ligase, with translation MSPSTVPPVLPMMAALGVMPTGADWAYELKWDGIRVIAEVDADGCRLWSRNSRDVSGGYPELLGLAEAPGLQLPAVLDGEIVTLDENGAPSFGLLQRRMHVRDPRQLAQLVVQVPVSVRVFDILRFDGKSLLEATYDERRALLESLDIDDPFWEVPQAYPDGEQALDLSASTGLEGVVAKRRKSRYLPGKRSSDWIKVKPVLTRDVVLCGWHPGEGNRAGRIGSLYCGAYAEPGGDLVLIGKVGSGLDFAMLDLLGAELAGLEIDRPPFDASSIPGTDRRAAHWLDPLLVAEVTYSGWAADGRLRHPVWRGLRLDIDPESVLV, from the coding sequence GTGAGTCCCTCGACCGTGCCGCCGGTGCTGCCGATGATGGCCGCGCTCGGGGTGATGCCGACCGGCGCGGACTGGGCGTACGAGTTGAAGTGGGACGGCATCCGGGTGATCGCCGAGGTGGACGCCGACGGCTGCCGGCTCTGGTCGCGCAACAGCCGGGACGTCTCCGGCGGCTATCCCGAGCTCTTGGGCCTGGCCGAGGCGCCGGGGCTGCAACTGCCCGCGGTGCTGGACGGGGAGATCGTCACCCTCGACGAGAACGGCGCCCCGTCGTTCGGGCTGCTGCAGCGGCGCATGCACGTCCGCGATCCGCGCCAGCTGGCCCAGCTGGTCGTCCAGGTCCCGGTGTCGGTGCGCGTCTTCGACATTCTCCGGTTCGACGGCAAGTCCTTGCTCGAGGCAACGTACGACGAGCGCCGGGCGCTGCTCGAGTCGCTCGACATCGACGACCCGTTCTGGGAGGTGCCGCAGGCGTATCCCGACGGTGAGCAAGCGCTCGACCTGTCGGCGTCCACCGGCCTGGAAGGTGTGGTCGCCAAACGCCGCAAGTCGCGTTACCTGCCGGGCAAGCGCAGCTCCGACTGGATCAAGGTGAAGCCGGTCCTGACCCGCGACGTCGTGCTGTGCGGCTGGCATCCGGGGGAGGGCAACCGGGCCGGCCGGATCGGTTCGCTCTACTGCGGCGCGTACGCCGAGCCCGGCGGCGACCTGGTCCTGATCGGCAAGGTCGGCTCCGGCCTCGACTTCGCCATGCTCGACCTGCTCGGCGCGGAGCTGGCCGGCCTGGAGATCGACCGGCCGCCCTTCGACGCCTCCTCCATCCCCGGCACCGACCGGCGCGCTGCGCACTGGCTCGACCCGCTGCTGGTCGCCGAGGTCACCTACTCCGGCTGGGCCGCGGATGGCCGCCTTCGCCACCCGGTCTGGCGCGGCCTCCGCCTCGACATCGATCCCGAGTCGGTGCTCGTCTGA
- a CDS encoding ATP-dependent DNA helicase → MAVGVDVRELLEAAVSGLNGQTRPGQVQMAEAVDQSMHDGSHLLIQAGTGTGKSLGYLVPALVHAVENRRVVVSTATLALQSQLVDRDVPALLDATEKLLPRRPSYAIQKGRNNYACLHRIREGAPDEDGMLVDVPPAGPIGQQVVELREWAEQQLTDGEAGDRDHAPSHQYQAWQQVAIAARECLGAQKCPYGEQCFAEKAKEQARKADIVITNHALLSIDAFENRTVLPEHDVVIVDEAHELPARVTGAAGDELSPQMVERAAKRARRFVDDDHADDLIDASDALRAALDQSREGRIEAANAPVLEAAAMVRDAARAVYSDLNKKSDDKDDDPDGAKRQSKGAVKEIFDVAERVAALNALDVVWLVDRDRFGKELRIAPLTVAGLLRELVLKDRTAVLTSATLTLGGDFDAIARQVGLRPADKLADDDEMPSLDDDSETGPLPWRGLDVGSPFEYEKQAILYVAKHLPPPHRDGLGPRQFEEIVDLVTAAGGRTLGLFSSRRAAEAATAAVREATDLKILCQGDAHLGELSREFIEDPETSLFGTLSLWQGLDVPGSTCNLVIIDRIPFPRPDEPLMAARQRAVDEAGGNGFMAVAATHAALLLAQGAGRLIRRTTDRGIVAILDPRIVTARYGGFLRASLPPMWPTADREKVLGALKRLQD, encoded by the coding sequence GTGGCGGTGGGTGTTGATGTGCGGGAGTTGCTGGAGGCCGCGGTCTCCGGGTTGAACGGTCAGACACGACCGGGCCAGGTCCAGATGGCCGAGGCGGTGGACCAGTCGATGCACGACGGGTCCCACCTGCTGATCCAGGCCGGCACCGGCACCGGCAAGTCGCTCGGCTACCTGGTCCCGGCCCTGGTGCACGCCGTGGAGAACCGCCGCGTCGTCGTCTCGACGGCGACCCTGGCACTGCAGTCCCAGCTGGTCGACCGCGACGTGCCGGCCCTGCTCGACGCCACCGAGAAGCTGCTGCCCCGCCGCCCGTCGTACGCGATCCAAAAGGGCCGCAACAACTATGCCTGCCTGCACCGGATCCGCGAGGGCGCGCCGGACGAGGACGGCATGCTGGTCGACGTCCCGCCCGCCGGCCCGATCGGCCAGCAGGTGGTCGAGCTGCGCGAGTGGGCCGAGCAGCAGCTGACCGACGGCGAGGCCGGCGACCGCGACCACGCTCCCTCGCACCAGTACCAGGCCTGGCAGCAGGTGGCGATCGCCGCCCGGGAGTGCCTCGGCGCGCAGAAGTGCCCGTACGGCGAGCAGTGCTTCGCCGAGAAGGCCAAGGAGCAGGCCCGCAAGGCCGACATCGTGATCACCAACCACGCGTTGCTGTCGATCGACGCGTTCGAGAACCGCACGGTGCTGCCCGAGCACGACGTGGTGATCGTCGACGAGGCGCACGAGCTGCCGGCCCGGGTCACCGGCGCGGCCGGCGACGAGTTGTCCCCGCAGATGGTCGAGCGGGCGGCGAAGCGGGCCCGCCGGTTCGTCGACGACGACCACGCCGACGACCTGATCGACGCTTCCGACGCGCTGCGGGCCGCGCTCGACCAGTCCCGCGAGGGCCGGATCGAGGCCGCCAACGCGCCGGTGCTGGAGGCCGCCGCGATGGTCCGTGACGCGGCCCGCGCGGTCTACTCCGACCTGAACAAGAAGTCCGACGACAAGGACGACGACCCCGACGGTGCCAAGCGGCAGTCCAAGGGCGCGGTGAAGGAGATCTTCGACGTCGCCGAACGGGTCGCCGCGCTGAACGCGCTCGACGTGGTCTGGCTGGTGGACCGCGACCGGTTCGGCAAGGAGTTGCGGATCGCGCCGCTGACCGTTGCCGGCCTGCTGCGCGAGCTGGTGCTCAAGGACCGGACGGCGGTGCTCACCTCGGCGACGCTGACGCTCGGCGGCGACTTCGACGCGATCGCCCGCCAGGTCGGCCTGCGCCCGGCCGACAAGCTCGCCGACGACGACGAGATGCCGTCGCTGGACGACGACTCCGAGACCGGGCCGCTGCCGTGGCGCGGGCTGGACGTCGGCTCCCCGTTCGAGTACGAGAAGCAGGCGATCCTGTACGTCGCCAAGCACCTGCCGCCGCCGCACCGTGACGGCCTCGGACCGCGGCAGTTCGAGGAGATCGTCGACCTGGTCACGGCCGCCGGCGGGCGCACGCTCGGGTTGTTCTCCTCCCGCCGGGCGGCCGAGGCGGCGACCGCGGCGGTGCGCGAGGCGACCGACCTGAAGATCCTCTGTCAGGGCGACGCGCACCTGGGCGAGCTGTCCCGCGAGTTCATCGAGGACCCGGAGACCTCGCTGTTCGGCACGTTGTCGCTGTGGCAGGGGCTGGACGTGCCGGGCTCGACCTGCAACCTGGTGATCATCGACAGGATCCCGTTCCCGCGCCCGGACGAGCCGTTGATGGCGGCGCGGCAGCGCGCCGTCGACGAAGCGGGTGGCAACGGCTTCATGGCGGTCGCCGCGACGCACGCCGCGCTGCTGCTGGCCCAGGGCGCCGGCCGGCTGATCCGCCGCACCACCGATCGCGGCATCGTCGCGATCCTGGACCCGCGCATCGTCACCGCTCGCTACGGCGGTTTCCTGCGCGCCTCCTTGCCTCCGATGTGGCCGACGGCCGATCGTGAGAAGGTGCTCGGCGCCCTGAAACGACTCCAAGACTGA